From a region of the Corallococcus coralloides DSM 2259 genome:
- a CDS encoding ABC transporter permease — translation MTGSLPRILAVLLKEFTQLRRDRITYAMILLMPVMQLLIFGYAINMDPRHLPAAVLSHDTSTLADSVVAALERTGYVDVRYLPRSDEELDQLIRRGQVMLGITIPPDFSRRVLKGERAQILAEADASDPQAAAGALAAVSVLPTEALRNERLGLGGARSTAPPFEVVVHRRYNPESRSPFHIVPGLLGIILSMTLVMMTAMAVTRERERGTMETLLSTPATPAEIMVGKLTPYVVVGLVQTVVVLGMARGLFSVPMARTPAGWLALACGIVLFIVGNLSLGYLISTVARSQLQAMQMSMFYMLPSIFLSGFAFPFLGLPPWARVLGEIIPVTHFLRIVRGALLKDQVLADMGNDLLALGLFVLAVAGAALARSRTTLD, via the coding sequence ATGACGGGCTCGCTTCCGCGCATCCTGGCCGTGCTGCTCAAGGAGTTCACGCAGCTGCGGCGCGACCGCATCACCTACGCGATGATCCTCCTCATGCCGGTGATGCAGCTGCTCATCTTCGGCTACGCCATCAACATGGATCCCCGGCACCTGCCCGCCGCGGTGCTGTCCCATGACACCAGCACGCTGGCGGACTCCGTCGTCGCCGCGCTGGAGCGCACCGGCTACGTGGACGTGCGCTACCTGCCGCGCTCCGACGAGGAGTTGGATCAGCTCATCCGCCGGGGACAGGTGATGCTCGGCATCACCATCCCCCCGGACTTCAGCCGGCGGGTGCTCAAGGGCGAGCGTGCCCAAATCCTCGCGGAGGCGGACGCGTCCGACCCGCAGGCCGCGGCAGGCGCGCTCGCCGCGGTGAGCGTGCTGCCCACGGAGGCGCTGCGGAACGAACGGCTGGGGCTGGGGGGAGCCCGGTCCACCGCGCCCCCCTTCGAGGTGGTGGTGCACCGGCGCTACAACCCGGAGAGCCGCTCCCCGTTCCACATCGTGCCGGGCCTCCTGGGCATCATCCTGTCCATGACGCTGGTGATGATGACCGCCATGGCCGTCACCCGCGAGCGCGAGCGCGGCACCATGGAGACGCTCCTGTCCACGCCCGCCACCCCGGCGGAGATCATGGTGGGCAAGCTCACGCCCTACGTCGTCGTGGGCCTGGTGCAGACCGTCGTCGTGCTGGGCATGGCGCGGGGGTTGTTCTCGGTGCCCATGGCGCGGACGCCCGCGGGATGGCTGGCCCTGGCGTGCGGCATCGTGCTGTTCATCGTGGGCAACCTGTCCCTGGGCTACCTCATCTCCACCGTGGCGCGCAGCCAGCTCCAGGCGATGCAGATGTCCATGTTCTACATGCTGCCGTCCATCTTCCTCTCCGGCTTCGCCTTCCCCTTCCTGGGGCTGCCACCGTGGGCGCGGGTGCTGGGTGAAATCATCCCCGTCACGCACTTCCTGCGCATCGTCCGGGGCGCGCTGCTCAAGGATCAGGTGCTCGCGGACATGGGGAACGACCTGCTCGCGCTGGGACTTTTCGTGCTCGCGGTGGCCGGAGCGGCACTCGCGAGGTCACGCACGACGTTGGATTGA
- a CDS encoding ABC transporter ATP-binding protein, whose protein sequence is MNERAIDVRGLNKSFGDRHVVRDVSIAVDAGRITGFLGPNGSGKTTTLRLLCGLLTPDSGEGTVLGLDFRARGDAIKRQTGYMTQKFSLYEDMTLEENLAFVARVHGLDQRRERVEDTLHRLGLFDRRNQLAGALSGGWKQRLALAAATLHEPRLLLLDEPTAGVDPKARREFWDEIHTLAAGGLTVLVSTHYMDEAERCHDIGYILYGRLIARGTADALIRDSGLVTFLGEGPGIDRAAHLLAQADGVLSASAFGAAVHVSGLKREALEAALIPWRKEPYRWSEVTPSLEDVFIQLMGRERDERYTS, encoded by the coding sequence ATGAACGAGCGGGCCATCGACGTGCGCGGGCTCAACAAGTCCTTTGGCGACCGGCACGTCGTGCGGGACGTCTCCATCGCCGTGGACGCCGGACGCATCACCGGCTTCCTGGGCCCCAACGGCTCCGGCAAGACGACGACGCTGCGGCTCCTGTGCGGACTGCTCACGCCCGACAGCGGCGAAGGCACCGTGCTGGGTCTGGACTTCCGTGCCCGGGGCGACGCCATCAAGCGCCAGACGGGCTACATGACGCAGAAGTTCTCCCTCTACGAGGACATGACGCTGGAGGAGAACCTGGCCTTCGTCGCGCGCGTCCACGGCCTGGACCAGCGGCGCGAAAGGGTGGAGGACACGCTCCACCGGCTGGGCCTCTTCGACCGGCGCAATCAGCTCGCGGGCGCGCTCTCCGGAGGCTGGAAGCAGCGCCTGGCGCTGGCCGCGGCGACGCTGCACGAGCCCCGCCTGCTGCTCCTGGACGAGCCCACCGCGGGCGTGGACCCCAAGGCCCGCCGTGAGTTCTGGGACGAAATCCACACGCTCGCCGCGGGCGGGCTCACGGTGCTGGTGTCCACGCACTACATGGACGAGGCGGAGCGCTGCCACGACATCGGCTACATCCTGTACGGACGCCTCATCGCGCGGGGTACGGCGGACGCGCTCATCCGCGACTCCGGGCTGGTGACGTTCCTGGGGGAGGGGCCCGGCATCGACCGCGCGGCGCACCTGCTGGCCCAGGCGGACGGCGTGCTCAGCGCCTCCGCGTTCGGCGCCGCCGTGCACGTCAGCGGGCTGAAGCGCGAAGCCCTGGAGGCCGCGCTCATCCCCTGGCGCAAGGAGCCCTACCGGTGGAGCGAGGTGACGCCCTCCCTGGAGGACGTCTTCATCCAGCTCATGGGTCGCGAGCGCGACGAACGGTACACGTCATGA
- a CDS encoding HlyD family secretion protein: MSGPGRKSKHSKRGIAAGAVLVAVIISGILWLRRPAPEPPPRFTGFVVSDNVYLSSPVAGMVASVAVVRGQRVEVGTPLFRMEPTSLTARADQARAQVGQIEAQLLARQSDVARARASLVAAQAEADRADAELARLVAVQKAIEGAVTPQQLDLLRATATRAHAQRDAARTDVAAAGAQLEVVRAQLASGRAGVTAAEQQVVELAPVSPVVGRVEDVLFQQGEWAMPNAPVVSIIPDAQLKVRFYVPQGRVASFPPGTDVAIACDGCDAGMTARVDYVASRPEYTPPIIYSLETRQKLVFLLEAVPSAPTRLLPGQPIDVTPLKQAPVEADR; this comes from the coding sequence GTGTCGGGACCGGGCAGGAAGTCGAAACACTCGAAGCGGGGCATCGCCGCGGGGGCGGTGCTGGTCGCCGTCATCATCAGCGGCATCCTGTGGCTGCGGCGGCCGGCCCCGGAACCGCCGCCGCGCTTCACCGGCTTTGTCGTCAGCGACAACGTCTACCTGTCCTCTCCGGTGGCCGGCATGGTGGCGTCCGTGGCGGTGGTGCGCGGACAGCGCGTGGAGGTGGGCACGCCGCTGTTCCGCATGGAGCCCACGTCGCTGACGGCGCGGGCCGACCAGGCGCGGGCGCAGGTGGGGCAGATTGAAGCGCAGCTCCTCGCGCGCCAGTCGGATGTGGCCCGCGCCCGCGCCTCGCTCGTCGCGGCGCAGGCGGAAGCGGACCGCGCGGACGCGGAGCTGGCCCGGCTCGTCGCCGTCCAGAAGGCCATCGAGGGCGCCGTGACGCCCCAGCAGCTGGACCTGCTCCGCGCGACGGCGACGCGCGCTCATGCCCAGCGCGACGCGGCCCGCACGGACGTGGCGGCGGCGGGCGCGCAGCTGGAGGTCGTCCGTGCCCAGCTCGCCAGCGGACGCGCGGGCGTCACCGCCGCGGAGCAACAGGTCGTGGAGCTGGCGCCCGTGTCCCCCGTCGTGGGCCGCGTGGAGGATGTCCTCTTCCAGCAGGGCGAGTGGGCCATGCCCAACGCCCCCGTCGTCAGCATCATCCCGGACGCGCAGCTGAAGGTGCGCTTCTACGTGCCGCAGGGGAGGGTGGCGTCCTTCCCGCCGGGCACCGACGTGGCCATCGCCTGCGACGGCTGCGACGCCGGAATGACCGCCCGCGTGGACTACGTCGCCTCGCGCCCGGAGTACACGCCGCCCATCATCTACAGCCTGGAGACGCGGCAGAAGCTGGTGTTCCTGCTGGAGGCGGTGCCCTCCGCGCCCACGCGCCTCCTGCCCGGGCAACCCATCGACGTGACACCGCTGAAGCAGGCACCCGTGGAGGCGGACCGATGA
- a CDS encoding sensor histidine kinase → MHSPTQPTTAGVEQVQREAFSRLFRQVTRVLTFLSPLPVVMVSLGLIGDTAAWRRWCVALALALVVGGLAVVTAWRRQPVVSHESGRLLPLVAFPLFTVVNLALGGLESPLIPLVLPASLATAILFPPARARRWAGYLLALVGVQAAVTLTGAVEDLVPVLFGGGPRAGHNNALLLTMLAVTVFLVMWTNFVGTNLRRTFRGMVRTALDARDEALKAHEERVRSLTTLSGEIAHELKNPLASVKGLAAMIAREVEGRPAERLAVLRREVDRMQEILEGFLNFSRPLLPLNEAHVPLDGLCRQVAELHEGMAGERGVGLRVAEGPPVEAWCDARKVRQVLIDVVQNALDAAPRGSTVELQAWMAPEGGGRVEVRDRGPGLAAEVRERVFEPGITTKPHGSGLGLALSRALMRQHGGELSLRAREGGGCVAELSLPATPKPVETQRQEALP, encoded by the coding sequence TTGCATTCCCCAACCCAGCCCACGACCGCCGGAGTCGAGCAGGTCCAACGCGAAGCGTTCTCGCGGCTGTTCCGGCAGGTGACGCGGGTGCTGACGTTCCTGAGTCCCCTGCCGGTGGTGATGGTGTCGCTGGGGCTCATTGGCGACACGGCCGCGTGGCGCCGCTGGTGCGTGGCGCTCGCGTTGGCGCTCGTGGTGGGGGGGCTGGCGGTCGTCACGGCGTGGCGGCGACAGCCGGTGGTGTCCCACGAGTCGGGCAGGCTCTTGCCGCTGGTGGCGTTCCCCCTGTTCACGGTGGTGAACCTGGCGCTGGGGGGACTGGAGAGCCCGCTCATCCCCCTGGTGTTGCCGGCGTCCCTCGCCACGGCCATCCTCTTCCCGCCCGCGCGGGCCCGCAGGTGGGCGGGCTACCTGCTCGCGCTGGTGGGCGTACAGGCGGCGGTGACGCTGACGGGCGCGGTGGAGGACCTGGTGCCCGTGCTCTTCGGCGGAGGCCCGCGCGCGGGACACAACAACGCGCTGCTCCTGACGATGCTCGCGGTGACGGTGTTCCTCGTCATGTGGACGAACTTCGTCGGCACGAACCTGCGGCGCACGTTCCGGGGCATGGTGCGCACGGCTCTGGATGCGCGGGATGAAGCCTTGAAGGCGCATGAGGAACGGGTGCGCTCGCTCACCACGCTGTCGGGAGAGATTGCCCACGAGTTGAAGAACCCGCTGGCGAGCGTGAAGGGCCTGGCCGCGATGATTGCCCGCGAGGTGGAGGGCCGGCCCGCGGAGCGGCTCGCGGTGCTGCGCCGGGAGGTGGACCGGATGCAGGAGATCCTCGAAGGGTTCCTCAACTTCTCCCGGCCGTTGCTTCCGCTCAATGAAGCGCACGTGCCGCTGGATGGCCTGTGCCGGCAGGTGGCGGAGCTGCACGAGGGCATGGCGGGAGAACGGGGCGTGGGGCTGCGGGTCGCGGAGGGGCCGCCGGTGGAGGCGTGGTGTGATGCGCGCAAGGTGCGGCAGGTGTTGATCGACGTGGTGCAGAACGCGCTCGACGCCGCGCCCCGGGGCAGCACGGTGGAGCTCCAGGCCTGGATGGCCCCGGAAGGAGGCGGCCGCGTGGAGGTGCGGGACCGGGGCCCGGGACTCGCGGCGGAGGTGCGTGAGCGCGTCTTCGAGCCGGGCATCACCACGAAGCCCCACGGCTCCGGCCTGGGCCTGGCCCTGTCACGAGCGCTGATGCGCCAGCACGGCGGAGAGTTGAGCCTGCGCGCCCGCGAGGGCGGAGGTTGCGTGGCGGAGCTGAGCCTCCCGGCCACGCCCAAGCCGGTCGAAACACAGCGACAGGAGGCCCTGCCATGA
- a CDS encoding sigma-54-dependent transcriptional regulator, whose amino-acid sequence MKARVLVADDDAGVRYTLRGLLEDDGLTVEEAVDGEAALARLEQEPPVDLVLSDLRMPRVDGMELLRRVAARPNAPRVILITAHGSERHAVEAMKLGALDYFRKPFDVDDVLAVVRRALGMVRLEAENERLSGEVNLLRSLVFVSPSMARLALLIQRVGPRDVTVLITGESGTGKERVAEALVRASPRADKPYVRFNCAALTPELAEAELFGHSKGAFTGAVRARPGLFREASGGTLLLDEVGELALPLQAKLLRVLQEGEVRPVGEDRSFPVDVRVLAATHRDLPQRVAEGRFREDLYYRLKVVTLLVPPLRSRPEDIAALARHFLARHTERFHMPPVPLMPALLERLTAHAWPGNVRELENTLESAVVLSADGTLDLELLPGGASAPTPQAPANTLREKLDAHERELILEALAASKGQRTEAAKALGIGRATLHDKLRKHGLLNEGEDPER is encoded by the coding sequence ATGAAGGCCCGCGTGCTGGTGGCGGATGACGACGCGGGCGTGCGCTACACGCTGCGCGGCTTGCTGGAGGATGACGGGCTCACCGTGGAAGAAGCCGTGGACGGCGAGGCCGCGCTCGCGCGCCTGGAGCAGGAGCCGCCCGTGGACCTGGTGCTCAGCGACCTGCGCATGCCGCGCGTGGATGGCATGGAGCTGCTCCGCCGCGTCGCCGCGCGACCGAATGCGCCCCGGGTCATCCTCATCACCGCGCACGGCTCGGAACGCCACGCCGTGGAGGCCATGAAGCTGGGCGCGCTGGACTACTTCCGCAAACCCTTCGACGTGGACGACGTGCTGGCCGTGGTGCGCCGGGCGCTCGGGATGGTCCGGCTGGAGGCGGAGAACGAGCGGCTGTCCGGCGAGGTGAACCTGCTGCGCTCGCTGGTCTTCGTGTCACCGTCGATGGCGCGGCTGGCCCTGCTCATCCAGCGTGTGGGCCCGCGTGACGTCACCGTGCTCATCACGGGAGAGAGCGGCACCGGCAAGGAGCGCGTCGCCGAGGCCCTGGTGCGCGCCTCCCCACGAGCGGACAAGCCCTACGTGCGCTTCAACTGCGCCGCCCTCACGCCGGAGCTCGCGGAGGCGGAGCTCTTCGGCCATTCGAAGGGCGCGTTCACCGGAGCCGTGCGTGCCCGGCCCGGCCTCTTCCGAGAAGCCTCCGGAGGCACCCTGCTCCTGGACGAAGTGGGAGAGCTCGCCCTGCCCCTCCAGGCGAAGCTCCTGCGCGTCTTGCAGGAGGGCGAAGTGCGCCCCGTGGGCGAGGACCGCTCCTTCCCGGTGGACGTCCGCGTCCTGGCCGCAACCCACCGCGACCTGCCCCAACGTGTGGCGGAGGGCCGCTTCCGCGAGGATCTCTACTACCGCCTCAAGGTCGTAACGCTCCTGGTGCCCCCGCTGCGAAGCCGCCCGGAGGACATCGCCGCGCTCGCGAGGCACTTCCTTGCCCGCCACACCGAGCGCTTTCACATGCCCCCGGTGCCCCTGATGCCCGCCCTCCTGGAGCGCCTCACGGCCCACGCCTGGCCCGGCAATGTGCGCGAGCTGGAGAACACCCTGGAGAGCGCCGTGGTGCTGTCCGCCGACGGAACCCTGGACCTGGAGTTGTTGCCCGGAGGCGCCAGCGCGCCCACGCCCCAGGCCCCGGCCAACACCCTGCGCGAAAAGCTGGATGCACACGAGCGCGAGCTCATCCTCGAGGCGCTCGCGGCGTCCAAGGGTCAGCGCACGGAGGCCGCGAAGGCACTGGGCATCGGCCGCGCGACACTGCACGACAAGCTCCGCAAGCACGGCCTCCTGAACGAAGGCGAGGACCCGGAGCGCTGA
- a CDS encoding putative immunity protein: MQLDRSDHECLARWAADCAEHVLSFFEQKFPEDLRPRHAIEAARAWQQGALLITDVHAAAIAAHAAASDATTHAAACAAARAAGHAAATAHVASHASQAATFAATAAAHGVADSSDAAEATARERDWQRQQLPEHLHALAFPPRNNR, translated from the coding sequence ATGCAGCTCGACAGGTCCGACCACGAGTGCCTGGCCCGTTGGGCCGCTGACTGCGCTGAGCACGTCCTCTCCTTCTTCGAACAGAAGTTCCCGGAGGACCTCCGTCCCCGCCACGCCATCGAGGCGGCTCGCGCGTGGCAACAGGGAGCGCTGCTGATCACCGACGTGCACGCGGCCGCCATCGCCGCGCACGCCGCTGCCTCGGATGCCACCACGCACGCCGCCGCATGCGCCGCGGCCCGCGCCGCTGGCCACGCCGCCGCTACCGCCCACGTCGCAAGCCACGCGTCGCAGGCCGCCACCTTCGCGGCCACCGCCGCGGCCCATGGCGTGGCCGATAGCTCGGATGCCGCCGAAGCCACCGCCCGGGAACGCGACTGGCAGCGCCAGCAGCTGCCCGAACACCTCCACGCCCTGGCGTTTCCCCCCCGGAACAATCGCTGA
- the aac(3) gene encoding aminoglycoside 3-N-acetyltransferase translates to MTTPATRTDLREDLRRLGLEEGDLVMVHAGLRSLGPVLGGVNTVAQALLDTLGRRGTLMAYLDWEIGAEPEDFEDARLRDEIPTFDKRTARASRDHGILAETLRTWPGAVRSDHPDAGMVAIGARAEWLCADHSFHYGYGPGSPLARLVEAGGKVLMLGAPLETLTILHHAEHLADLPGKRVVRYQRPLQVGGERRWVDFEEFDTSEPVTDALRASSVDPFTRIGEQCLTEGIGRSGSVARAVSHLFDARRLLRRGVEWLEAYHR, encoded by the coding sequence ATGACGACCCCTGCCACCCGGACCGACTTGAGGGAGGACCTGCGGCGGCTGGGCCTGGAGGAGGGCGACCTCGTGATGGTCCATGCCGGCCTCCGGAGCCTCGGGCCCGTGCTGGGTGGGGTGAACACGGTGGCGCAGGCGCTGCTCGACACGCTGGGCCGCCGGGGCACGCTCATGGCCTACCTGGACTGGGAGATAGGCGCGGAGCCGGAGGACTTCGAGGACGCGCGCCTGCGCGATGAAATCCCCACCTTCGACAAGCGCACCGCACGGGCCAGCCGCGACCACGGCATCCTCGCGGAGACGCTCAGGACCTGGCCCGGCGCGGTCCGCAGCGACCATCCGGACGCGGGCATGGTCGCCATTGGCGCGCGGGCGGAGTGGCTCTGCGCGGACCACTCCTTCCACTACGGCTATGGCCCCGGCTCGCCGCTGGCCCGGCTGGTGGAGGCGGGGGGCAAGGTGCTGATGCTCGGGGCGCCGCTGGAGACGCTCACGATTCTCCACCACGCGGAGCACCTGGCGGACCTCCCCGGCAAGCGCGTGGTCCGCTACCAGCGGCCGCTCCAGGTGGGGGGCGAGCGGCGCTGGGTGGACTTCGAGGAGTTCGATACCAGCGAGCCGGTGACCGACGCCCTGCGCGCGTCCAGCGTGGACCCCTTCACGCGCATTGGAGAGCAATGCCTCACGGAGGGAATCGGCCGCTCCGGAAGCGTTGCCCGGGCCGTGTCACATCTCTTCGACGCCCGGCGGTTGCTGCGCCGGGGCGTCGAGTGGTTGGAGGCGTATCACCGTTGA
- a CDS encoding NosD domain-containing protein, whose amino-acid sequence MTWPLALLLLAATTAKASTQEEPETFEARAVRCGEVLTRNTRLTRDLICAGTPIPALRIAAPGVVLDLGGHTVRRAGSGPGDTVGIESESDSTVRNGTIQGFYRGFAYSASAHLHQVALVDNRVAIFHTGGSGGFLLTDSRVSGSLVGFSSEFDATSGSLDIRGSQFTGNGLALYVDYHGTRISGSTFTANETALFCYSGNVLIRSSTFTGNASVADLTWSSSRFDNCYELIFDNSIIANNTAFGTPENPDWQAFDFQMRNTWVMNNGEGLRLAAQTLDVRGNLWWDNEGGLTLSNLPDFEPVPQEGPVRNNRFMSNRGDGLRVLPGSTPTLSNNACQNNTGWGIHAPTAIDGGGNAARGNGAGGCVGVVCAP is encoded by the coding sequence GTGACGTGGCCCCTGGCGCTGCTGCTCCTCGCGGCCACCACCGCGAAGGCCAGCACCCAGGAGGAACCGGAGACCTTCGAGGCCCGCGCTGTCCGGTGCGGAGAGGTCCTGACGCGGAACACGCGGCTCACGCGCGACCTCATCTGCGCGGGCACGCCCATTCCCGCCCTGCGGATTGCCGCGCCGGGCGTCGTGCTCGACCTGGGAGGCCACACCGTGCGCCGGGCCGGGAGCGGGCCGGGCGACACGGTGGGCATCGAATCCGAGAGCGACAGCACGGTGCGCAACGGCACGATCCAGGGCTTCTACCGGGGCTTCGCGTACAGCGCCAGCGCGCACCTGCACCAGGTCGCGCTCGTCGACAACCGGGTCGCCATCTTCCACACGGGCGGCAGCGGAGGGTTCCTGCTCACGGATTCGCGGGTGAGTGGGAGCCTGGTGGGGTTCAGCAGCGAGTTCGACGCGACGTCCGGCTCCCTCGACATCCGGGGGTCCCAGTTCACCGGAAACGGGCTCGCGCTGTACGTGGACTATCACGGCACCCGCATCTCCGGTTCGACCTTCACGGCGAACGAGACCGCCCTGTTCTGCTACTCCGGCAATGTCCTCATCCGGTCGAGCACGTTCACCGGGAACGCTTCCGTGGCGGACCTGACGTGGAGCAGCAGCCGCTTCGACAACTGCTACGAGCTGATCTTCGACAACTCCATCATCGCGAACAACACCGCGTTCGGGACGCCTGAGAATCCCGACTGGCAGGCGTTCGACTTCCAGATGCGCAACACGTGGGTGATGAACAATGGCGAGGGACTGCGCCTGGCGGCCCAGACGCTCGACGTCCGCGGCAACCTCTGGTGGGACAACGAAGGAGGGCTGACGCTGTCCAACCTGCCGGACTTCGAACCCGTCCCGCAGGAGGGCCCGGTGCGCAACAACCGCTTCATGTCCAATCGCGGGGACGGCCTGCGCGTCCTCCCGGGCAGCACGCCCACCCTCTCCAACAATGCCTGCCAGAACAACACGGGCTGGGGCATCCACGCGCCCACGGCCATTGACGGAGGAGGCAACGCCGCGCGCGGCAACGGCGCGGGCGGCTGCGTAGGGGTCGTCTGCGCCCCTTGA